From one Myxococcus xanthus genomic stretch:
- a CDS encoding sigma-54-dependent Fis family transcriptional regulator produces the protein MGGRFELDLSELLSFDPGGGLIHFGGQRVLLMDPVALGLLRKELIKLMGMTAARGTFTRLGYAHGWRTAEAMKGAVPWKDESLWRRAGGRLHTLQGQVRVEPVQRRADEGPEPFAEAQWHDSYEAEQHLLHLGQSDQPVCWSLTGFASGYMSYVNGKPIYGTELRCVGKGDAACHYVGRPAEEWSTECTEVLRLYETQCMEGMLAQVTEALRQAERKLRAKRQSLARAGVTEDPAGMVARSEAMQRIINLARRVAKVDSTVLVTGESGVGKERIARLIHDESGRAHTAFVAVNCAAVTESLLESELFGHARGAFTGATHDRAGLFEAAHGGTLFLDEVGEVPPSMQAKLLRVLQEREVRRVGENTSRKVDVRLVAATNRDLAEEVRQGRFRQDLYYRLRVIELKIPPLRERRDDVLPLARLLLAEAAERLGRRVSGLSPDAADQLLRYAWPGNVRELSNAVERAVALCEGTRVEREDLPEEVRAAPPSLVPTGNPQRLEDMEKHYILAVLAQNGGNRARTAEQLDIGVATLYRKLKQYGHPEAAH, from the coding sequence GTGGGTGGCCGTTTCGAGCTGGACTTGAGTGAGCTGCTGTCGTTCGACCCGGGGGGTGGACTCATCCACTTCGGAGGCCAGCGCGTGCTGCTGATGGACCCGGTGGCGCTGGGGCTGCTTCGCAAGGAGCTCATCAAGCTGATGGGGATGACGGCGGCGCGCGGCACCTTCACGCGCCTGGGCTACGCGCACGGCTGGCGTACAGCCGAAGCGATGAAGGGCGCGGTTCCCTGGAAGGACGAATCCCTGTGGCGCCGTGCCGGCGGGCGGCTGCACACCCTCCAGGGACAGGTCCGGGTGGAGCCCGTCCAGCGCCGCGCGGACGAAGGCCCGGAGCCCTTCGCCGAAGCGCAGTGGCACGACTCCTATGAAGCCGAGCAGCACCTGCTGCACCTGGGCCAGTCCGACCAGCCGGTGTGCTGGAGCCTCACCGGCTTCGCGTCCGGCTACATGAGCTACGTCAACGGCAAGCCCATCTACGGCACGGAGCTGCGCTGCGTGGGCAAGGGAGACGCGGCCTGCCACTACGTGGGCCGTCCCGCCGAGGAGTGGAGCACTGAGTGCACGGAGGTGCTGCGCCTCTATGAAACCCAGTGCATGGAAGGCATGTTGGCGCAGGTGACGGAGGCGCTGCGGCAGGCGGAGCGCAAGCTGCGCGCGAAGCGGCAGTCGCTGGCGCGCGCGGGCGTGACGGAGGACCCGGCGGGCATGGTGGCGCGCTCGGAGGCGATGCAGCGGATCATCAACCTGGCGCGAAGGGTGGCGAAGGTGGACTCCACGGTGCTCGTCACGGGCGAGAGCGGCGTGGGCAAGGAGCGCATCGCCCGCCTCATCCATGACGAGTCAGGCCGCGCGCACACGGCCTTCGTCGCCGTCAACTGCGCCGCCGTCACGGAGAGCCTGCTGGAGAGCGAGCTGTTCGGCCACGCGCGCGGCGCCTTCACCGGCGCCACCCACGACAGGGCCGGCCTCTTCGAAGCGGCCCATGGCGGCACCCTCTTCCTGGATGAAGTGGGCGAGGTGCCACCGTCCATGCAGGCCAAGCTGCTGCGCGTGCTGCAGGAGCGCGAGGTGCGCCGCGTGGGTGAGAACACCAGCCGCAAGGTGGACGTGCGGCTGGTGGCCGCCACCAACCGCGACCTCGCGGAGGAGGTCCGCCAGGGGCGCTTCCGTCAGGACCTCTACTACCGGCTGCGCGTCATCGAGCTGAAGATTCCGCCGCTGCGCGAGCGCCGCGACGACGTGCTCCCCCTGGCGCGGCTGCTGCTCGCCGAGGCCGCGGAGCGCCTGGGCCGCAGGGTATCCGGCCTGTCCCCGGACGCGGCGGACCAGTTGCTGCGCTATGCGTGGCCCGGCAACGTGCGTGAGCTGAGCAACGCCGTGGAGCGCGCGGTGGCGCTGTGCGAGGGCACTCGGGTGGAGCGGGAGGACCTGCCGGAGGAGGTCCGCGCCGCGCCTCCCAGCCTGGTGCCCACCGGCAATCCGCAGCGGCTGGAGGACATGGAGAAGCACTACATCCTGGCGGTGCTGGCGCAGAACGGCGGCAACCGCGCGCGCACCGCCGAGCAGCTCGACATCGGCGTGGCGACGCTCTACCGCAAGCTCAAGCAGTACGGCCACCCGGAGGCGGCCCACTGA
- a CDS encoding dioxygenase family protein, with protein MGDELDRRVVLQGAAAAGVVGVLGAGGPGGGQAVAPAAFISHGSPMVALDADAYPQALRRFGGEAQARALVVVSAHWETPGEIRVTASAQPSLIHDFYGFPEPLYRLRYGAPGAPSLAEDVVARLKAGGLPTVADAERGWDHGAWVPLLHAFPEAKLPVVQVSMPLGASPADIARMGEFLRPLRAQGVLLMGSGGIVHNLRRLNFQEKAASVEPWAAAFDAWIAQKLEARDFTGLQSWLDAPNARLAHPRAEHLMPLYFVLGAALPEDRLTPVFEGFHHGTLSMRSFALRA; from the coding sequence ATGGGCGACGAACTCGACAGACGCGTGGTGCTTCAAGGCGCGGCGGCGGCCGGGGTGGTGGGTGTGCTGGGGGCGGGTGGCCCTGGCGGCGGCCAGGCCGTGGCCCCTGCGGCGTTCATCTCTCACGGCTCACCGATGGTGGCCCTGGACGCGGATGCCTACCCGCAGGCACTGCGTCGCTTCGGCGGCGAGGCCCAGGCGCGGGCCCTGGTGGTGGTGTCCGCTCATTGGGAGACGCCCGGCGAGATTCGCGTCACCGCCAGCGCGCAGCCGTCCCTCATCCATGACTTCTATGGCTTTCCCGAGCCGCTCTACCGCCTGCGCTACGGCGCGCCGGGTGCGCCGTCCCTGGCCGAGGACGTGGTCGCCCGGCTGAAGGCGGGCGGGTTGCCCACCGTGGCTGACGCGGAGCGCGGCTGGGACCACGGCGCGTGGGTGCCGCTGCTGCATGCCTTCCCGGAGGCGAAGCTCCCCGTCGTCCAGGTCTCCATGCCGCTGGGCGCGAGCCCCGCGGACATCGCGCGGATGGGCGAATTCCTCCGGCCGCTGCGCGCGCAGGGCGTGTTGTTGATGGGCAGCGGCGGCATCGTCCACAACCTGCGCCGGCTGAATTTTCAGGAGAAGGCGGCGTCCGTCGAGCCGTGGGCAGCGGCCTTCGATGCGTGGATTGCGCAGAAGCTGGAGGCGCGAGACTTCACCGGCCTTCAGTCATGGTTGGATGCACCGAACGCGCGGCTCGCGCATCCAAGGGCCGAACATTTGATGCCGCTCTATTTCGTCCTCGGAGCTGCCCTCCCCGAGGACCGTCTCACCCCCGTATTCGAGGGCTTCCATCACGGAACCTTGTCCATGCGCAGCTTCGCGCTGCGCGCCTGA
- a CDS encoding YceI family protein, producing the protein MKTSMKTAVALFFALPSIALASTWKVDDSHSSAGFSVRHMMVSNVTGSFNVKSGTLNLDDKDITKSKVEAVLDASTVNTGNAKRDEHLRAPDFFDTAKFPEITFKSTKVQKAGQGKLKVTGDLTMHGVTKPVVLDVTGPSKESKDPWGNTRTGVTATTKLNRKDFGLAYNQALEAGGVAVGEEVTVNLELSLVKQADAAATDKK; encoded by the coding sequence ATGAAGACGTCCATGAAGACCGCCGTTGCCCTGTTTTTCGCCCTCCCGTCCATCGCGCTGGCCTCCACCTGGAAGGTGGATGACTCGCACTCCAGCGCCGGCTTTTCCGTCCGTCACATGATGGTGTCGAACGTCACCGGCTCGTTCAACGTGAAGAGCGGCACGTTGAACCTGGATGACAAGGACATCACCAAGTCCAAGGTCGAGGCCGTGCTGGACGCGTCCACCGTCAACACCGGCAACGCCAAGCGCGACGAGCACCTGCGGGCTCCTGACTTCTTCGACACGGCCAAGTTCCCGGAGATCACCTTCAAGTCCACCAAGGTCCAGAAGGCGGGCCAGGGCAAGCTGAAGGTCACCGGCGACCTGACCATGCATGGCGTCACCAAGCCGGTCGTCCTGGACGTCACGGGCCCGTCGAAGGAGTCCAAGGACCCCTGGGGCAACACCCGCACGGGCGTGACGGCGACCACCAAGCTGAACCGCAAGGACTTCGGCCTGGCCTACAACCAGGCGCTGGAGGCGGGCGGCGTCGCGGTGGGTGAGGAAGTCACCGTGAACCTGGAGCTGTCGCTGGTGAAGCAGGCCGACGCCGCCGCGACGGACAAGAAGTAA